A stretch of Geotrypetes seraphini chromosome 2, aGeoSer1.1, whole genome shotgun sequence DNA encodes these proteins:
- the LOC117355660 gene encoding gastrula zinc finger protein XlCGF26.1-like: protein MHHKELACIVDKMNFSLIFPKSNKSFPFSSELEMHKSNHKNEKPFTFTQCKKSFTQLSLLKIHQHTPTAVKPFTCTECDKSFTRLSTLKTHQKIHTGEKPFICSECNKSFNQLSHLKRHKMIHSGHKPYTCTECNKSFTQISSLKVHQKIHMGDRPFRCTECNKSFTQLSDLNSHQRIHTGEKPYTCSECNRSFTRLSHLKIHQMINTGDKPFTCTECNKSFSLLSHLKRYKMIHSGHKPFNCTECNKNFTRISSLKTHQRMHTGEKPYTCSNCNKSFTQLSHVKIHQRIHTGDKPFTCTECNKSFTNISSLKVHQKIHKEYKPYTCTECNKNFTRISSLKTHQRIHPGEKPYTCSECNKSFTQLSHLNIHQRIHTGDKPFTCTECNKSFTHISSLKFHQKIHKEYTPFTCTECNKNFILLSTLKAHQKIHTGGKAFLCTECNKSFTRPSHLKIHHRIHTGVKPFTCSECNKSFTRVSHLIRHQMIHTGYK, encoded by the coding sequence ATGCACCACAAAGAACTTGCATGTATTGTAGATAAGATGAACTTTAGCTTAATTTTTCCTAAAAGTAATAAGAGcttccccttctcttcagaacttgaaatgcacaaaagcaatcataaaaatgagaaaccatttacatTCACTCAGTGTAAAaaaagcttcactcaactttCACTTCTAAAAATTCACCAACACACCCCCACAGCGGTCAAACCATTTACCTGTACTGAGtgtgataaaagcttcactcgtCTTTCAACTCTAAAAACTCATCAGAAGATtcacacaggagaaaaaccatttatatgttctgagtgtaataaaagcttcaatcaGCTTTcccatctaaaaagacacaaaatgatccactcagggcacaaaccatatacatgtactgagtgtaataaaagctttactcaGATTTCAAGCCTAAAAGTTCATCAGAAGATCCACATGGGAGACAGACCATTTagatgtactgagtgtaataaaagcttcactcaactttCAGATCTAAACAGTCATCAAAGGATccacactggagagaaaccatatacctgttctgaGTGTAATAGAAGCTTTActcggctttcacatctaaaaattcaccagatgatcaacacaggagacaaaccatttacctgtactgagtgtaataaaagcttttctCTGCTTTCCCATCTAAAAAGATACAAAATGATCCACtcagggcacaaaccatttaaCTGTACTGAATGCAATAAAAACTTCACTCGTATTTCAAGCCTAAAAACTCACCAGAGGATgcacactggagagaaaccatatacctgttctaattgtaataaaagctttactcaGCTTTCACAtgtaaaaattcaccagaggatccacacaggagataaaccatttacctgtactgagtgtaataaaagtttcaccaATATATCAAGTTTAAAAGTTCACCAAAAGATTCATAAAGAGTACAAACCATATACTTGTACTGAATGCAATAAAAACTTCACTCGTATTTCAAGCCTAAAAACTCACCAGAGGATTCACccaggagagaaaccatatacctgttctgaatgtaataaaagctttactcagctttcacatctaaacattcaccagaggatccacacaggagacaaaccatttacctgtactgagtgtaataaaagcttcacccATATATCAAGTTTAAAATTTCACCAAAAGATTCATAAAGAGTACACACCATTTACAtgcactgagtgtaataaaaacttcatTCTGCTTTCAACTCTAAAAGCTCACCAGAAGATTCACACAGGAGGGAAAGCATTTCtatgtactgaatgtaataaaagcttcacacggccttcacatctaaaaattcaccaTCGGATCCACACAGGagtcaaaccatttacatgttctgagtgtaataaaagctttactcgGGTTTCACATCTAATAagacaccaaatgatccacacagggtacaaataA